The Agromyces hippuratus genome has a window encoding:
- a CDS encoding DUF6999 family protein: MAEFVRSDPSMWEAVYADPSVPLDRALVRLIIDDQRRLSRRWLYPIARILSRVLVALISIVKRVLPFRWMPLHTMDVLCVWFLRRFVSPDAVELLIRHFVVETNLVNFIIRNTPVDMEPVTLRPEALSGLGDQAVVEHDVNVYDVLIALDAVQLTRPERLDFTQLDIPPLDAERQRRRFVRLDIQTALCFMNIPFSMALTVEEYRRAVHSIRFDDSFLEILALVTDDDTFRHWKLAGMSLWMDSNVDVPRMVYRHALVCEYAHARLVKLAGGEYPRQTSVEFD, from the coding sequence ATGGCGGAGTTCGTCCGTTCGGACCCGAGCATGTGGGAGGCGGTGTACGCCGATCCATCCGTGCCACTCGACCGCGCGCTCGTGCGACTGATCATCGACGACCAACGACGCCTCTCGCGGCGTTGGCTCTACCCGATCGCACGTATCCTGTCGCGCGTGTTGGTCGCGCTCATCTCGATCGTGAAGCGTGTGCTGCCGTTCCGGTGGATGCCGCTCCACACGATGGACGTGCTGTGCGTCTGGTTCCTTCGACGATTCGTGTCGCCCGACGCCGTCGAGCTGCTCATCCGGCACTTCGTCGTCGAGACGAATCTCGTCAACTTCATCATCCGCAACACCCCGGTCGACATGGAACCGGTCACGTTGCGCCCTGAGGCGCTCTCGGGGCTCGGTGATCAGGCCGTCGTCGAGCACGACGTCAACGTCTACGACGTGCTCATCGCGCTCGACGCGGTACAGCTGACGCGGCCCGAGAGGCTCGACTTCACGCAGCTCGACATCCCGCCGCTCGACGCCGAACGACAGCGCCGTCGGTTCGTCCGCCTCGACATCCAGACCGCTCTGTGCTTCATGAACATCCCGTTCTCGATGGCGCTCACGGTCGAGGAATACCGACGTGCGGTGCACTCCATCCGGTTCGACGACTCGTTCCTCGAGATCCTCGCCCTCGTCACCGACGACGACACGTTCCGCCACTGGAAGCTGGCGGGCATGAGCCTCTGGATGGACTCGAACGTCGACGTGCCACGGATGGTCTATCGTCACGCGCTCGTCTGCGAGTACGCGCACGCGCGCCTCGTGAAGTTGGCCGGGGGAGAGTACCCGCGCCAGACCAGCGTCGAGTTCGACTGA
- a CDS encoding iron-containing redox enzyme family protein, with product MTTDTTTDSTDMPSTDTGTLFERLGEVWVELEEHLARVPLLQRLDDGTVTIDDYRRLLFNLRQQVVDGSPWISRAASNFDIEHFELRAAAIRHAEEEHRDFLMLERDYVAIGGSLADLRGGRKNIGSEALSGYMFHYADQPNPVGLLGAMFIIEGLGAKRAAGWAGRFQEVLGLAGSQVHFMQYHQEADSEHTGDLEAILTSGMIDDAAADEIVRCAQVVARLYALQLEELDH from the coding sequence ATGACGACCGACACGACGACCGACTCCACCGACATGCCGTCCACCGACACCGGCACGCTCTTCGAGCGGCTCGGCGAGGTGTGGGTCGAGCTCGAGGAGCACCTCGCTCGGGTCCCCCTACTCCAGCGGCTCGACGACGGCACGGTGACGATCGACGACTACCGGCGACTGCTCTTCAACCTCCGTCAGCAGGTCGTCGACGGCTCGCCGTGGATCTCCCGTGCCGCATCCAACTTCGACATCGAGCACTTCGAACTGCGAGCTGCCGCGATCCGGCACGCCGAAGAGGAGCACCGCGACTTCCTCATGCTCGAACGCGACTACGTCGCGATCGGCGGCTCACTCGCCGACCTGCGCGGGGGCCGCAAGAACATCGGTTCCGAAGCGCTCTCGGGGTACATGTTCCACTACGCGGACCAGCCGAACCCCGTGGGTCTGCTCGGCGCGATGTTCATCATCGAGGGGCTCGGTGCGAAGCGCGCCGCTGGGTGGGCCGGCAGATTCCAGGAGGTGCTCGGCCTCGCCGGCAGCCAGGTGCATTTCATGCAGTACCACCAGGAGGCCGACAGCGAGCACACCGGCGACCTCGAGGCGATCCTCACCTCCGGCATGATCGATGACGCCGCCGCCGACGAGATCGTGCGCTGTGCGCAGGTGGTCGCCCGCCTGTACGCGCTGCAACTCGAAGAGCTGGATCACTGA
- a CDS encoding flavin monoamine oxidase family protein: MRDQVDTVVIGAGVAGLTAARLLARAGRRVVVLEARDRVGGRVWTERGDGLVTDLGASWIHGVTGSPVAAAAAAFDMPMVEFTVGGYQPDSRPIAYYGPDGERLADAAAQRFAGDIRTVDAALVEAVAASDPDASYRDVTEAALAAVVAAQHWDAERTQRVREFLEHRSEEQYGAWIEDLAAHGLDDDSIDGVEVVFPEGYDRLPDRLAAGLDIRFEHVVSHVSWSADGVVVTTDRGVFTAGDAVVTVPVGVLRSPEFVVEPPLPDPVAGALGRLEMNAFEKVFLRFPTKFWDDGVYAIRQQGPESRWWHSWYDLTDLHGTPTLLTFAAGPTARTTRAWDEERVVESLLAQLRRLYGERVQEPSAVHITAWQDDPFARGSYAYMTVGSTTADHDDLATPVGGVLHLAGEATWTDDPATVPAAMYSGHRAASNILGREISIDEVWAD, encoded by the coding sequence GTGAGAGACCAGGTCGACACAGTCGTGATCGGTGCGGGGGTGGCGGGCCTGACCGCCGCTCGACTGCTGGCGAGAGCCGGGCGCCGGGTCGTGGTGCTCGAGGCACGCGATCGGGTGGGCGGCAGGGTCTGGACCGAGCGCGGGGACGGGCTCGTCACCGACCTCGGCGCCTCGTGGATCCACGGCGTCACGGGCAGCCCGGTCGCCGCGGCGGCCGCGGCGTTCGACATGCCGATGGTCGAGTTCACGGTGGGCGGGTATCAGCCCGACAGCCGCCCGATCGCGTACTACGGCCCCGATGGCGAGCGACTCGCGGATGCTGCGGCGCAGCGTTTCGCGGGCGACATCCGCACGGTCGATGCTGCGCTCGTCGAGGCGGTGGCGGCATCCGACCCGGATGCCTCGTACCGCGACGTGACCGAGGCGGCGCTCGCCGCGGTGGTCGCCGCCCAGCACTGGGACGCCGAGCGCACCCAGCGCGTGCGCGAGTTCCTCGAGCATCGGTCGGAGGAGCAGTACGGGGCGTGGATCGAGGATCTCGCCGCGCACGGTCTCGACGACGACTCGATCGACGGTGTCGAGGTCGTGTTCCCCGAAGGATACGACCGGCTGCCCGATCGTCTCGCGGCCGGACTCGACATCCGATTCGAGCACGTCGTGTCCCACGTGAGCTGGTCGGCAGACGGGGTCGTCGTCACGACCGACCGGGGCGTGTTCACGGCCGGCGACGCCGTGGTGACAGTGCCGGTCGGCGTGCTGCGTTCGCCCGAGTTCGTCGTCGAGCCGCCGCTTCCCGACCCCGTGGCGGGTGCGCTCGGCCGACTCGAGATGAACGCGTTCGAGAAGGTCTTCCTGCGGTTCCCCACGAAGTTCTGGGACGACGGGGTCTACGCCATCCGTCAGCAGGGGCCCGAGAGTCGCTGGTGGCACTCCTGGTACGACCTCACCGACCTGCACGGCACGCCCACGCTGCTGACCTTCGCGGCGGGACCCACCGCTCGAACGACTCGAGCCTGGGACGAGGAGCGAGTCGTCGAATCCTTGCTCGCACAGTTGCGCAGGCTCTACGGCGAGCGCGTGCAGGAGCCGAGCGCCGTGCACATCACGGCGTGGCAGGATGACCCGTTCGCGCGTGGTTCGTACGCCTACATGACGGTCGGCTCCACGACGGCCGACCACGACGACCTCGCGACGCCCGTCGGCGGCGTCCTCCACCTGGCCGGCGAGGCGACCTGGACGGATGACCCGGCGACGGTGCCTGCGGCGATGTACTCCGGGCACCGGGCGGCGTCGAACATCCTGGGCCGCGAGATCTCGATCGACGAGGTGTGGGCGGACTGA
- a CDS encoding Imm21 family immunity protein, producing the protein MSDETNVAWVGTGGGPLIAVPESVLEAWTGADDEDEDLDDDDDAEAERSDYGRACAVAGYAGVIDVGGTPALVLGDDPAPTTFVSERSLFLRRLAADSEEAAAGALGGAMEVAGWEEATHWDVPGPVVLFDAAFSAEDLGSTSSLRVDLTPGRYRVETASVEPDDDTWLLLVRLSPAPPL; encoded by the coding sequence ATGAGCGACGAGACGAACGTCGCATGGGTCGGAACGGGGGGCGGGCCGTTGATCGCCGTGCCCGAGTCGGTGCTCGAGGCCTGGACCGGGGCGGACGATGAGGACGAGGATCTGGACGACGACGACGACGCCGAAGCGGAGCGCAGCGACTACGGGCGTGCCTGCGCGGTTGCCGGGTACGCGGGGGTGATCGACGTCGGCGGCACGCCCGCCCTCGTCCTCGGCGACGACCCGGCCCCCACGACCTTCGTCTCGGAGCGCTCCCTGTTCCTCCGCAGGCTGGCCGCCGACAGCGAGGAGGCCGCGGCGGGCGCGCTCGGGGGGGCGATGGAGGTTGCCGGGTGGGAGGAGGCGACGCACTGGGACGTGCCCGGGCCCGTCGTGCTCTTCGACGCGGCCTTCTCAGCGGAAGATCTCGGCAGCACGTCGTCGCTGCGCGTCGATCTCACGCCCGGCCGCTACCGGGTCGAGACCGCCTCCGTCGAGCCCGACGACGACACCTGGCTTCTGCTGGTCAGGCTGTCTCCCGCGCCTCCGCTGTGA
- a CDS encoding VanZ family protein: MSVEERPRPSTPIGEGEAEGEASPGTPPIVLSVLFALYLVLLTWIVLWKLEVPYLGAGELRQVKLVPFVSSACNGASAPSEVIANVVLFIPFGLYLGLLAPAWPWWRTAVTIAGASLGLEIAQYVLAVGSSDLTDVITNTVGCLVGLGLLMVVRRRLGTRTLAVMTRVCSLVTVLALLLTAAVVASPVRFAPPRDVGLSAHGALGAPGAEPGELTGDRDRLDRLREPCG; encoded by the coding sequence ATGAGCGTCGAGGAGCGGCCGCGGCCGTCGACGCCGATCGGCGAAGGCGAGGCCGAGGGCGAGGCCTCGCCAGGCACACCCCCCATCGTGCTCTCCGTGCTGTTCGCGCTGTACCTGGTGCTGCTCACGTGGATCGTGCTGTGGAAGCTCGAGGTGCCCTACCTCGGCGCCGGTGAGCTGCGCCAGGTCAAGCTCGTCCCGTTCGTCTCCAGCGCCTGCAACGGCGCCAGCGCGCCGTCGGAGGTGATCGCGAACGTCGTGCTGTTCATCCCGTTCGGCCTCTACCTCGGACTCCTCGCGCCGGCCTGGCCGTGGTGGAGGACCGCGGTCACGATCGCCGGCGCGAGCCTCGGCCTCGAGATCGCCCAATACGTCTTGGCCGTCGGCAGCTCCGACCTCACCGACGTCATCACCAACACCGTCGGATGCCTCGTGGGGCTCGGCCTGCTCATGGTCGTGCGCCGCAGGCTCGGCACCAGGACGCTTGCGGTCATGACGCGGGTCTGCTCGCTCGTGACCGTGCTCGCGCTGCTCCTCACCGCCGCCGTCGTCGCGTCGCCAGTGCGCTTCGCGCCGCCGCGTGACGTCGGACTCTCCGCGCACGGTGCACTTGGAGCACCCGGTGCGGAGCCGGGCGAGTTGACCGGCGACCGCGACCGGCTCGATCGACTGCGCGAACCGTGCGGCTAG
- a CDS encoding response regulator transcription factor has product MRVLVVEDEPFMAEAIRDGLRLEAIAADLAGDGDTALELLSINTYDIAVLDRDIPGPSGDEIAASIVASGSGMPILMLTAADRLDDKASGFGIGADDYLTKPFELQELVLRLRALDRRRAHNRPPVREIAGLRLDPFRREVYRDGRYVALTRKQFAVLEVLVAAEGGVISAEELLERAWDENADPFTNAVRITVSALRKRLGEPWIIATVPGVGYRIDIGPAAQGEAGRHE; this is encoded by the coding sequence ATGCGTGTGTTGGTGGTTGAAGACGAACCCTTCATGGCGGAGGCCATCCGCGATGGGTTGCGCCTGGAGGCGATCGCGGCCGATCTCGCCGGCGACGGGGACACGGCGCTCGAGCTGTTGAGCATCAACACCTACGATATCGCCGTCCTCGACCGCGACATCCCCGGGCCGTCGGGCGACGAGATCGCCGCGAGCATCGTCGCCTCCGGCAGCGGGATGCCGATCCTGATGCTCACGGCGGCCGACCGGCTGGATGACAAGGCATCCGGATTCGGAATCGGTGCCGACGACTACCTCACCAAGCCGTTCGAACTGCAGGAGCTCGTGCTCCGGCTTCGAGCGCTCGACCGCAGACGGGCGCACAATCGCCCGCCGGTGCGCGAGATCGCCGGGCTGCGTCTGGACCCGTTCCGCCGCGAGGTCTACCGCGACGGCCGATACGTCGCGTTGACCCGCAAGCAGTTCGCCGTGCTCGAGGTCCTCGTCGCCGCGGAGGGCGGTGTGATCAGTGCCGAAGAGCTGTTGGAGCGGGCGTGGGACGAGAACGCCGACCCCTTCACGAACGCCGTGCGCATCACCGTCTCGGCGTTGCGGAAACGACTCGGCGAGCCCTGGATCATCGCCACGGTGCCCGGCGTCGGCTACCGCATCGACATCGGGCCGGCCGCTCAGGGCGAGGCCGGTCGGCATGAGTAG
- a CDS encoding dihydrofolate reductase family protein gives MRSVTYSMSASLDGYIVGPDGGFDWSVPDEEVFQLSLDEIQGVGVHLLGRKLYETMLYWETVDPGDLDESEREWTALWNPLPKVVFSTTLSEVQGNSRLATGSVAEEIERLRGEPGDGEIAIGGATLAAEVAALDLIDEYRVRVYPVLVGGGIPLFAQQERHVDLELLESRTFASGVVFLRHRVVR, from the coding sequence ATGCGCAGTGTCACCTATTCGATGAGTGCCTCGCTCGACGGCTACATCGTCGGACCCGACGGCGGGTTCGACTGGAGCGTCCCCGATGAGGAGGTGTTCCAGCTCTCCCTCGACGAGATACAGGGCGTCGGTGTCCACCTGCTGGGACGCAAGCTCTACGAGACGATGCTGTACTGGGAGACCGTCGATCCGGGCGACCTCGACGAGTCGGAGCGCGAGTGGACCGCGCTCTGGAACCCGCTCCCGAAGGTGGTCTTCTCCACCACGCTCTCAGAGGTCCAGGGCAACTCGCGTCTGGCCACCGGCAGTGTGGCGGAGGAGATCGAGCGGCTGCGAGGCGAGCCGGGAGACGGTGAGATCGCGATCGGCGGCGCAACCCTCGCCGCCGAGGTGGCTGCGCTCGACCTGATCGACGAGTACCGGGTCAGGGTGTATCCGGTGCTGGTCGGGGGTGGTATCCCGCTCTTCGCCCAGCAGGAGCGACACGTGGATCTCGAACTCCTCGAGAGCCGGACCTTCGCCTCGGGCGTCGTCTTCCTGCGCCACCGCGTGGTGCGCTAG
- a CDS encoding DMP19 family protein: MWDAYVEFGEADRSSLPIGQQRLYAVLDLRQEVSSGGFDSYFRYWGGDTAEIALDALPGLLGEDWAVLLRDAMSLMGAPYPRSADDRAAMLDAGDFDDALAALDDRLYRLEAVEDIGGRLTAHST, from the coding sequence GTGTGGGACGCCTATGTGGAATTCGGTGAAGCCGATCGATCCAGCCTTCCGATCGGGCAGCAGCGCCTGTACGCAGTCCTCGATCTGAGGCAGGAAGTGAGTTCGGGTGGATTCGACTCCTACTTCCGGTACTGGGGTGGCGACACGGCTGAGATCGCGCTGGACGCGCTGCCCGGACTGCTCGGTGAAGACTGGGCAGTGCTGTTGCGCGACGCGATGAGCCTGATGGGGGCTCCGTATCCGCGCTCGGCGGACGATCGCGCTGCGATGCTCGACGCCGGAGACTTCGACGACGCTCTCGCTGCACTCGACGACCGGCTGTATCGGCTCGAGGCCGTCGAAGACATCGGCGGGAGACTCACCGCTCACTCGACCTGA
- a CDS encoding M15 family metallopeptidase, whose translation MVLIAIVVAVTMMVGSLARSLAATSAGPADTLQGGAAMAGADGVVTEADGAMPDGVSAFDEQQPGVVNLDPDLLHALREAAVHAREDGIEVVVNSGWRSPEYQDRLLGDAVADYGSEAEAARWVATAETSAHVAGEAVDVGSYDAIDWLSEYGAGYGLCPIYDNEPWHFELHPEAIDQGCPAKYFDPTEDPRMQQ comes from the coding sequence GTGGTCCTCATCGCGATCGTCGTCGCGGTCACGATGATGGTCGGATCCCTCGCCCGATCGTTGGCAGCGACATCCGCCGGCCCAGCTGACACGCTGCAGGGTGGCGCGGCGATGGCCGGGGCCGACGGCGTGGTCACCGAGGCCGACGGCGCGATGCCGGATGGCGTGTCCGCCTTCGACGAGCAGCAACCCGGCGTCGTCAACCTCGACCCCGACCTGCTGCACGCCCTGCGTGAAGCGGCGGTGCATGCCCGTGAGGACGGCATCGAGGTCGTCGTCAACAGCGGCTGGCGCTCGCCGGAGTACCAGGACCGGCTCCTCGGCGACGCCGTCGCCGACTACGGGTCCGAAGCGGAGGCCGCACGATGGGTCGCCACCGCGGAGACCTCTGCGCACGTCGCCGGGGAGGCGGTCGACGTCGGGTCGTACGACGCCATCGACTGGCTCTCCGAGTACGGAGCCGGGTACGGCCTGTGCCCGATCTACGACAACGAGCCATGGCACTTCGAACTGCACCCGGAGGCGATCGACCAGGGATGCCCGGCGAAGTACTTCGACCCCACGGAGGATCCGAGGATGCAGCAGTGA
- a CDS encoding sensor histidine kinase — MSVRLKLTLSYAGFLMVASVLLLAAVWLYLLRYVPTHAVQTIGGFVPGQGDLIRAFGPVVTVVLLFLLVLGLVGGWFLAGRMLVPLDRITEATRKAADGSLSYRIDLEGRNDEFRELADSFDAMLARLEAHVAEQQRFAANASHELRTPLAITQTMLEVARSDPDHVSPALIDRLSTVNSRAIDLTEALLLLSRADQRSFTRTVVDLSLLAEEAVETLLPIAERRGVMVETSGDIALTLGSRALLLQLTTNLLHNAIVHNLFEHGTAKVTTSVEGGLAALTVENTGDELPPQLIATLTEPFQRGTERIRGDHGGVGLGLAIVKSITQAHDGTLTIVARPEGGMRVTVQLPAEPSAPAR, encoded by the coding sequence ATGAGCGTCCGACTCAAGCTGACCCTCAGCTATGCGGGCTTCCTGATGGTGGCGAGCGTGCTGCTGTTGGCCGCCGTATGGCTCTACCTCCTGCGCTACGTGCCCACTCATGCAGTCCAGACGATCGGCGGTTTCGTGCCCGGCCAGGGCGATCTCATCCGGGCATTCGGTCCGGTGGTGACCGTGGTGCTGCTGTTCCTGCTGGTCCTCGGGCTGGTCGGGGGCTGGTTCCTCGCGGGCCGCATGCTCGTGCCGCTGGATCGCATCACGGAGGCCACGCGCAAGGCGGCCGACGGGTCCCTCTCGTACCGCATCGATCTGGAGGGCCGGAACGACGAGTTCCGCGAACTCGCCGACAGCTTCGACGCGATGCTCGCACGGCTCGAGGCGCATGTCGCCGAACAGCAGCGATTCGCGGCCAACGCCTCCCACGAGCTGCGCACCCCGCTCGCGATCACGCAGACCATGCTCGAGGTCGCGCGCAGCGATCCCGATCACGTCAGCCCCGCACTCATCGACCGTCTCAGCACGGTGAACTCCCGCGCGATCGACCTCACCGAGGCGCTCCTCCTGCTCAGCCGGGCCGATCAGCGGTCGTTCACCCGAACGGTCGTCGACCTCTCCCTCCTCGCCGAGGAGGCCGTCGAGACGCTGCTGCCGATCGCGGAGCGGCGCGGCGTCATGGTCGAGACATCCGGAGACATCGCACTCACGCTCGGCTCCCGCGCGCTGCTGCTGCAGTTGACCACCAACCTGCTGCACAACGCCATCGTGCACAACCTGTTCGAGCACGGCACCGCGAAGGTCACGACGTCCGTCGAGGGCGGGCTCGCCGCCCTCACGGTCGAGAACACGGGCGACGAACTCCCGCCGCAGCTGATCGCCACGCTCACCGAACCGTTCCAGCGGGGCACCGAACGCATTCGCGGCGACCACGGGGGCGTGGGGCTCGGCCTCGCGATCGTCAAGAGCATCACCCAGGCGCACGACGGCACGCTCACCATCGTCGCCCGACCCGAGGGCGGGATGCGCGTGACGGTGCAGTTGCCCGCCGAACCGTCGGCCCCGGCACGATGA
- a CDS encoding TetR/AcrR family transcriptional regulator: MGRQQTFDTAEVVRAARTVFWQHGYEDASIPDLEAATGLKRSSIYNAFDSKRGLFDAAVNSYLDEVVRPRIRPLITEPVSPDAIVEYLTGLRAALGQAGSFHAENGCLLINAAGAPIAHDAAVRESVAAYRAELHAAIRNGVTARHPDRPTGEVDRLAETCTALVVATFALTRVDAGAALGSLDAARRLVD; the protein is encoded by the coding sequence ATGGGTCGCCAGCAGACGTTCGACACCGCCGAGGTCGTTCGCGCCGCGCGTACCGTCTTCTGGCAGCACGGGTACGAAGACGCGTCGATTCCCGACCTCGAAGCGGCGACGGGGCTCAAGCGGTCGAGCATCTACAACGCGTTCGACAGCAAGCGCGGGCTGTTCGATGCCGCCGTGAACAGCTACCTCGACGAGGTCGTCCGCCCGAGGATCCGCCCCCTCATCACCGAGCCGGTCTCCCCCGATGCCATCGTCGAGTACCTCACGGGACTTCGGGCGGCGCTCGGGCAGGCCGGTTCGTTCCACGCCGAGAACGGCTGCCTGCTCATCAACGCCGCAGGCGCACCGATCGCCCACGACGCGGCCGTCCGCGAGTCGGTCGCCGCCTATCGCGCCGAACTGCACGCGGCAATCCGCAACGGCGTCACCGCAAGACACCCCGATCGCCCCACCGGCGAGGTCGATCGTCTCGCCGAGACCTGCACGGCCCTCGTCGTCGCGACCTTCGCCCTCACCCGCGTCGATGCCGGCGCGGCGCTCGGCAGCCTCGACGCCGCGCGGCGACTCGTCGACTGA